The Pan troglodytes isolate AG18354 chromosome 7, NHGRI_mPanTro3-v2.0_pri, whole genome shotgun sequence genome has a window encoding:
- the CYP7A1 gene encoding cytochrome P450 7A1: MMTTSLIWGIAIAACCCLWLILGIRRRQTGEPPLENGLIPYLGCALQFGANPLEFLRANQRKHGHVFTCKLMGKYVHFITNPLSYHKVLCHGKYFDWKKFHFATSAKAFGHRSIDPMDGNTTENINDTFIKTLQGHALNSLTESMMENLQRIMRPPVSSNSKTAAWVTEGMYSFCYRVMFEAGYLTIFGRDLTRRDTQKAHILNNLDNFKQFDKVFPALVAGLPIHMFRTAHNAREKLAESLRHENLQKRESVSELISLRMFLNDTLSTFDDLEKAKTHLVVLWASQANTIPATFWSLFQMIRNPEAMKAATEEVKRTLENAGQKVSLEGNPICLSQAELNDLPVLDSIIKESLRLSSASLNIRTAKEDFTLHLEDGSYNIRKDDIIALYPQLMHLDPEIYPDPLTFKYDRYLDENGKTKTTFYCNGLKLKYYYMPFGSGATICPGRLFAIHEIKQFLILMLSYFELELIEGQAKCPPLDQSRAGLGILPPLNDIEFKYKFKHL, encoded by the exons ATGATGACCACATCTTTGATTTGGGGGATTGCTATAGCAGCATGCTGTTGTCTATGGCTTATTCTTGGAATTAGGAGAAG GCAAACGGGTGAACCACCTCTAGAGAATGGATTAATTCCATACCTGGGCTGTGCTCTGCAATTTGGTGCCAATCCTCTCGAGTTCCTCAGAGCAAATCAAAGGAAACATGGTCATGTTTTTACCTGCAAACTAATGGGAAAATATGTCCATTTCATCACAAATCCCTTGTCATACCATAAGGTGTTGTGCCACGGAAAATATTTTGATTGGAAAAAATTTCACTTTGCCACTTCTGCGAAG GCATTTGGGCACAGAAGCATTGACCCGATGGATGGAAATACCACTGAAAACATAAACGACACTTTCATCAAAACCCTGCAGGGCCATGCCTTGAATTCCCTCACGGAAAGCATGATGGAAAACCTCCAACGTATCATGAGACCTCCAGTCTCCTCTAACTCAAAGACcgctgcctgggtgacagaagggaTGTATTCTTTCTGCTACCGAGTGATGTTTGAAGCTGGGTATTTAACTATCTTTGGCAGAGATCTTACAAGGCGGGACACACAGAAAGCACATATTCTAAACAATCTTGACAACTTCAAGCAATTCGACAAAGTCTTTCCAGCCCTGGTAGCAGGCCTCCCCATTCACATGTTCAGGACTGCGCACAATGCCCGGGAGAAACTGGCAGAGAGCTTGAGGCACGAGAACCTCCAAAAGAGGGAAAGCGTCTCAGAACTGATCAGCCTGCGCATGTTTCTCAATGACACTTTGTCCACCTTTGATGACCTGGAGAAGGCCAAGACACACCTCGTGGTCCTCTGGGCATCGCAAGCAAACACCATTCCAGCGACTTTCTGGAGTTTATTTCAAATGATTAG GAACCCAGAAGCAATGAAAGCAGCTACTGAAGAAGTGAAAAGAACATTAGAGAATGCTGGTCAAAAAGTCAGCTTGGAAGGCAATCCTATTTGTTTGAGTCAAGCAGAACTGAATGACCTGCCAGTATTAG ataGTATAATCAAGGAATCGCTGAGGCTTTCCAGTGCCTCCCTCAACATCCGGACAGCTAAGGAGGATTTCACTTTGCACCTTGAGGACGGTTCCTACAACATCCGAAAAGATGACATCATAGCTCTTTACCCACAGTTAATGCACTTAGATCCAGAAATCTACCCAGACCCTTTG aCTTTTAAATATGATAGGTATCTTGATGAAAACGGGAAGACAAAGACTACCTTCTATTGTAATGGACTCAAGTTAAAGTATTACTACATGCCCTTTGGATCGGGAGCTACAATATGTCCTGGAAGATTGTTCGCTATCCACGAAATCAAGCAATTTTTGATTCTGATGCTTTCTTATTTTGAATTGGAGCTTATAGAGGGCCAAGCTAAATGTCCACCTTTGGACCAGTCCCGGGCAGGCTTGGGCATTTTGCCGCCATTGAATGATattgaatttaaatataaattcaagcATTTGTGA